One Thermodesulfobacteriota bacterium genomic region harbors:
- a CDS encoding acyltransferase, translating into MNICIHPTAEVSEKAKIGKGTLIWHGSQIRERSIIGESCIIGKGVYIDEGVVIGNGVKISNHVSVYKGVTIEDDVLLGPNCTFTNDLHPRAFNKDWQITNTLIKKGASIGANATILCGVTIGEYSMIGVGSVVIRDTLPHSLMVGNPSVRAGFVCVCGFKLKIIMQGSNKAKLKCGQCQKEFAVNFKKEIRCLNI; encoded by the coding sequence ATGAATATTTGCATCCATCCGACTGCAGAAGTGTCTGAAAAAGCGAAGATAGGGAAAGGGACTCTAATCTGGCACGGATCGCAAATCCGGGAAAGATCGATCATCGGAGAAAGCTGCATCATCGGCAAAGGCGTTTATATAGATGAGGGTGTGGTTATCGGCAATGGGGTAAAAATTTCCAACCACGTATCCGTGTATAAGGGAGTGACCATAGAAGACGACGTACTGCTCGGCCCCAACTGCACCTTTACCAACGACCTGCATCCCCGTGCCTTTAACAAAGACTGGCAGATAACAAATACGCTCATCAAAAAAGGGGCATCTATCGGCGCGAATGCAACCATATTGTGCGGTGTCACTATAGGGGAATATTCAATGATCGGTGTCGGGTCCGTGGTGATCCGTGACACCCTGCCGCACTCTTTGATGGTGGGCAATCCTTCCGTGCGGGCAGGCTTCGTATGTGTCTGCGGATTTAAGCTGAAGATAATCATGCAGGGAAGCAACAAGGCAAAACTTAAATGCGGCCAATGCCAGAAGGAATTTGCAGTTAATTTTA